ATACCACTCATATCCTTACTTCTCTCATTACACAGGcaagattcattcatttaatcaccAAGGAAATTTCTTAACTCCATAACCCATCTCTCCTTTTATTACATCACATGTCTGACATAAATGCAATGACTGACTTACTCTCCACATATACCAAACACGAGAAAAATCACATAAGAGTGACCACTGGACTCAAATTTATAACCAAAAATCTGGACTATACTTCACCACTGCAACTAATCCAAAGTAGTTATTTCAAACACCAGTCTCCCCCTGCATACCCCCACTGATGACTTTACCTTTCACCTAATTGACAATATAGAGGCTATAAATAGGAAACTCCCTACCCTTCCAGATACAAAAACTTGCCTGTATCTTTCTCCACACTCTTTGCTTTCCTTCCTCTAACAGTGGATCAAGCATCCCTATTCCCAAGGTAAACTCCTCCACTTATTCTCTGGCTCCTATTGACATTCCCCTTTCAATAAATTCAGCCCTTCCACCTACATTAGCAAGTTCTCTCTGCATCTGCAAATGCTgtaatctatcatctatctaaatattttattaaagactGAGCAGCACCAGCTTGATCTAGAGTTGAGGGTGTAGAAtataagaaaatcaaagataCTGTTGAGTCTAGAGAGTTAGTGAAGGTGGTTCAAAACTTGAACTTGGATCCCAGAGTCAAGAAATAATGTGTATAGAGAAAGGATTTAAGGCCcagaggaaataggcaaaaaATGAGGTTCGAAATGCTAATTTCATTCCAAGGGAAAGTTTCTTCTTTTTGAGAAACACAGCACCATCACCAAGTTCACCATCCTCAGGCTATCTGCTGACCCCCACATCCAGGCTCTGCGTTTTGTGCTATTCCTTGGGGTTTACTTCCTAACCCTGATGAAGAATCTGGTGATGCTGCTGGTGATCAGTGCTGATTCCCGTTTCCATGTACCTATGTACTTCTTCCTAGGACAACTCTCCTTCCTTGATATCTGCTACTTCTCAGTCTCAGTGCCCAAGTTGCTGGAAAATCTCTTGTCTAAAAAGAAAGCAATCTCAGTAGCAGGTTGCATGGCCCACATCTCCTTCGTTTCTGCCTCTGAGGGCGTTGAATCCTTCCTGTTCCTAGCAATGGCCCATGACCACTATGTTGACATTTGTCATTCTCTGGTATTCAGTCAGGTGATGAGAAACCACCTGTGTGTGGGACTGCTGTTGGCCCAGTGGGGCCTGGGCTTTCTGGATGATCACATCAATATCTTTGGAGCTGGCTCTTTAGAGTTCTGTGAGACCCACACTGTCTCCTATTTCAGTTGTGAGctgccctccctcttccctctagCCTGCTCCACCAATCTCACTGTGCTGGCCTGGTCTTATGTCACACACAGCCTTGGAACCGTCCTCCTTGTTTTCTTCTCCTATTCTCACATTGTGTCTACCATTCTGAGCATCAACTCCACCACAAGCAAACACAAGGATTTCTCCGCCTGTTCCTCCTACCTCACTGTAGTATCTTGTCTAAGTCTTAGATTTTCACTTGAGCAACTGGGTAAAAATGGTGGCATCACTTACTAAAATCAGCATGATTGGGGGAAATGCACAATAGAAGGGTGAAAATTAaggatttgattttttgttagtttggCTAGTTGCATTTTGGCTAAGCTGCTTAAGATGCTTATTAGACATTAAAGTGGAATGTCAAGTTGTACGTATTATTTTGACATTCTGGGGAGAGGTCTGGGCTAATATTTGGCATATATGTGGTATTTAGAGTTATAAGAGTAACATAGAACATCTAAGGAAAATGAAGTGAAGAGGAGGTCCTGGGAATGAGATCTGGAGCAGTCCAGCATTTCTAGTTCAAGTTGAGAATGACCCAGCAAGAGAAACAGGAGCAGCAGCCattaaataagaaggaaaatcaGGAAATTTTTGTGTCACAAAATCCAAGGAAAGAGAATGCTACAAGGAGGATAGAGAGGTCAGCTGTGTTGGATGCCACTGAAAATTCAAAtaagaagaaagcagaaaaattacCATTGGGTTTTGCAACGTTGGTTTTAAAGTGGTTGACAGTATTGACAAGAGAAGTTTCAGCTAGCTGGAATAAGATGAGGAGAGAATGGCAAGTGAAAAAGTACAAAGAGCCCAAAAGGACATTTTCGATACCCCTTTCTTCCTACTACACAAGAGCACAGCTCCTCTAGTCTTCACTTCAAgacattctcttcccttataaagcttctttcttgggcttccctggtggcgtagtggttgagagtctgcctgctgatgcaggggacacgggtttgtaccccggtccaggaagatcccacatgccgcggagtggctgggcccgtgagctgagcctgcgcctctggagcctgtgctccgcaacgggagaggccacaacagtgagagacccgcgtaccgcaaaaaaaaaaaaaaagtttctttctttccttttctaccaGGAGCCTTTCAATAGCCTTCAACCTTCCCGGTGGCCTCAAGAGCGTATCCTCCAGCCACATTTCCTAGACCACAAATTTAGGATTAAAGAGCTAGTAGACAGGGGACAGAAATAAGAATAAAGCAGAATAActaagagaaaaatcaaactaCTTGAGCCAGTTCCATTCTCCAGCTGAGCATTTAAGactccttgaagaaatggcttCTCAGACCAAGTTCAATCTTGTTAGAGAATATACAGGGTAGAAATAGAATGagaaatagaagaggaagaggtGCATATATTTTGTTGGAATTGAGCTTAATTAATTGCCGAATTTGAAGCAAAAGGGTAGAACTTGGATTGCATATTACCCCCCATAAAGGtatttttcattgaaaatataaaaaacatatttaaaaaaatgtaaaatcaagaCAACTGACCATTCTGTTACTACCCAAACAACTCagctgtttatttttccattgttaATTCCACATAAGCCCCTATTGTGtgcatatttttacataatttaatgaATTTATACTAATCATGTATTCTGATTTTTTATTAGATATCATGAATatattctttctgtctctcctctataattatcattttaatcatTAGATAATattctgtcatttgtttctacaaaAATAAAGTAGCTATTCTCCAGTTATTAGATCTTTTAGGTTGATCCTTGTGTCACTGTCTTGAAAATAACCctggaatatatattttcatacacagttttttctcttctttgaatcATCTGTTTAAGATAAATTTCCAAAAGAGAGAACTCAGATTTCATGTTGCCAAAATTATTGTACCAAATATAATGCTACCAATAATGTATAAGGTCATATAAGACTCACCAAATCTTGCCAGCACTGGttattacaatttaaaatagtttatttccatataaatagATGTAGAACAGTATCATCATCTGGCTTTAATCTGCAAATAGAGTGGAGGATTCCCATATATATTTCTAGTATATGCATAGGATTTTAGGCTACTCATGCATTCACCACTTTAATTTTGTCCGAGGAATTGCAGCGGCTCCAAAGCATGGCAGAGAGAACCTGCATACAGACAGGATACAGAAAGCTTCTAGAGTCGTTCAGTGCCAGATGATGAATCCCAAAGGGTAAATACTGTAGAAGGATATGGAaagagggaaatttttaaatattgagaagacaattaaaataacaaaatatgttAGGTAGAAACTGGGGAGACTACCCTGTACCCAGCAGCATGTTTAGACTAAACGAAGAAGAATCAATTGCCTTGTTAAAGATCATGAACTACGTAAGTTAGTTCTCATCAGAAATAGAGTTCATACATTAgcaaattacttttgttttccaATCAGTTTTACTCCATTATGGACATGTTGTTATCCCTATTTTTTCCAACGATGTAACCAATCCTCTCTGAAGTGAAGTGACAAATCCAAGGTTCCCAAACTAAACCACCTGGTGTTGGAATTAGGACCAGAAACTCGACTTTAAGGCCTATTTCTACATAGTTTGTCATGTAGACCTTGGGAGATAactcaaatgagaaaacagagattcAGATTCAGATTTTCCTCCTTGCCCGAAGTCTGACTGCCTGCACAGTAGCTGAGGTTCACGTCAAGGTCCTCTGACTCTGTACAGCCCCATTACCATCCATTCAGGAAAGCCACAGAGACCTCAAACTAGCCCCTTCCTTCAAAGAGGACACAGGCCATAGAGTGTATGTAACATCTCACTGCCAGTGCAACTTATGGTCTTACCAGTGGGGTTGCCTACGGATCATatgattatttatttcattaattcttttACTTATTCaataaccaaaaatatttttatgatctcCTATGTGTGGtgcattaaaaatagaacaagctTATGTAAAATCTAGCTTTGTGGTGTTTTCATACGTTTATTCTATAAACctttactaagtgccaggcactgtgctaagctctgACGAGATGATGAAAAATACTGACattgtctctgtcttcacagaaCTTACTCAAAAATCAGACAGATGTGAAACAAATGCATTCGGTCACTTAGTAAATATATACTGAGCCCTTTTCACATGTTAGGCACTCTTTTATGTGCTAGAGATAGAGTAAtgaccaaaacagacaaaatctttgagtttacatttcagtagaagagaaaattgataataaatgtattttaaaatagcagGTGCTGGTAAGCGCTGTGAAGACAAAGAAGGGTAATAAGACAGAGGTAGTCTGCAGGGAGTGGGGACAGGTTGAGGGAGGATGGGAAAAACTTTCTTACATACtctaaaaaggttttttttttttttttttttacaattataactagaataataaaagagaaacaagtaTACCAAAAGAAAATTACTGTGTCGGGATggacagtgagggcttccctgaggaaatGACCCTTGAACTGAGACATGATGGTTCTTAGCAGgttaggaagaaaaagagaaatagggaTGATGGGTTGGTTAGTGAGTGATGGAGCTAGAGGAAGGAGTTATAGGTCACTTCCCCCTCCTTGGGACCCAGTCTCCTCACCTATAGAGGGCATTGGGCCTCATGACCTCTAGTGGACCCTTCAGATCAGAGAGGCATAGGTGCATGATTGACCATGCTGAATGAGTGCAGGGACCCTTtgtgagtttttctttctctcttttcattaaatttttctgGTATATGAAACTCTGTCCTAGAGCATCTTCTCTTATGAGTGGGCTGTCTCTGTGTAAGCTTG
The Globicephala melas chromosome 10, mGloMel1.2, whole genome shotgun sequence genome window above contains:
- the LOC115841279 gene encoding olfactory receptor 8S1-like, with the translated sequence MNQLTEPTSLNSDLEAEFVSQCQGKFLLFEKHSTITKFTILRLSADPHIQALRFVLFLGVYFLTLMKNLVMLLVISADSRFHVPMYFFLGQLSFLDICYFSVSVPKLLENLLSKKKAISVAGCMAHISFVSASEGVESFLFLAMAHDHYVDICHSLVFSQVMRNHLCVGLLLAQWGLGFLDDHINIFGAGSLEFCETHTVSYFSCELPSLFPLACSTNLTVLAWSYVTHSLGTVLLVFFSYSHIVSTILSINSTTSKHKDFSACSSYLTVVSCLSLRFSLEQLGKNGGITY